The following proteins come from a genomic window of Populus alba chromosome 12, ASM523922v2, whole genome shotgun sequence:
- the LOC118037804 gene encoding RPM1 interacting protein 13 translates to MEVKEEEGTTKTAVIEVASSPSPDGTPIRHISCLNKTNMENLRKLEETEDCFILDFDPSEIDTSISRFSTLSVYSFSDDDGDGGDLSVVAEKGQVACRDYPHSRHLCIKFPFDKTPHESYCELCYCYVCDCAAPCKDWKDSESAHCNASEKIGDWKEQRWLKRKEEIKLPNS, encoded by the exons ATGGaggttaaagaagaagaagggactACCAAAACAGCAGTGATTGAGGTAGCATCTTCACCATCTCCTGACGGGACTCCGATCAGACACatatcttgtttgaataaaacaaacatGGAAAACCTTAGAAAGTTAGAGGAAACTGAGGATTGTTTCATCCTTGATTTTGACCCTTCTGAAATTGACACTTCTATTAGTCGTTTCTCCACTCTCTCCGTCTACTCCTtcagtgatgatgatggtgatggtggtgaCCTCTCTGTTGTTGCTGAAAAAGGCCAg GTGGCTTGTAGGGATTATCCACACTCAAGGCATCTTTGTATCAAATTCCCGTTTGATAAAACCCCACATGAGAGCTACTGTGAACTG TGTTATTGCTATGTTTGTGATTGTGCTGCTCCATGTAAGGACTGGAAGGATTCTGAATCAGCTCATTGCAATGCTTCAGAGAAAATTGGTGATTGGAAGGAACAAAGGTGGttgaagagaaaggaagagatCAAACTTCCAAATTCATAG
- the LOC118037803 gene encoding nascent polypeptide-associated complex subunit alpha-like protein 2 isoform X2, giving the protein MSPGPVVEAEPAAAAEEVSSTVEDTQQKKPPQDVDEPVVEDVKEDEKEEDDEDDDEDDDDEDDDKDDDTPGANGSSKQSRSEKKSRKAMLKLGMKPVTGVSRVTIKRTKNILFFISKPDVFKSPNSETYIIFGEAKIEDLSSQLQTQAAQQFRVPDMSSMLPKSDASTAAAAAPADEEEEEVDETGVEPRDIDLVMTQAGVSRSKAVKALQTNNGDIVSAIMELTT; this is encoded by the exons ATGTCACCCGGTCCCGTCGTTGAGGCTGAACCCGCCGCCGCCGCCGAGGAGGTCTCCTCCACCGTGGAAGATACACAGCAGAAGAAGCCTCCTCAg GACGTGGATGAACCTGTGGTGGAGGACGTGAAAGAAGATGAGAAGGAAGAGGACgacgaagatgatgatgaagacgACGACGACGAAGATGACGACAAGGATGATGATACCCCAG GTGCTAATGGGAGTTCCAAGCAGAGCAGAAGTGAAAAGAAGAGTCGCAAGGCAATGTTGAAGCTTGGCATGAAACCTGTTACTGGTGTTAGCAGGGTCACCATCAAGAGAACCAAAAAT ATACTGTTTTTTATCTCAAAGCCTGATGTCTTCAAGAGCCCAAATTCTGAGACCTATATCATATTTGGAGAGGCAAAGATAGAGGATTTGAGCTCTCAGCTGCAGACACAGGCTGCTCAGCAGTTTAGGGTGCCAGACATGTCATCTATGCTACCAAAATCAGATGCTTCTACTGCAGCTGCTGCTGCACCAGCAgatgaagaagaggaagaagtcgACGAGACTGGGGTTGAGCCTAGGGACATTGATCTTGTTATGACACAGGCTGGAGTTTCTAGGAGCAAGGCTGTCAAGGCTCTCCAGACGAACAATGGGGACATTGTCAGTGCTATCATGGAGCTTACTACATAG
- the LOC118037803 gene encoding nascent polypeptide-associated complex subunit alpha-like protein 2 isoform X1, with protein sequence MSPGPVVEAEPAAAAEEVSSTVEDTQQKKPPQQDVDEPVVEDVKEDEKEEDDEDDDEDDDDEDDDKDDDTPGANGSSKQSRSEKKSRKAMLKLGMKPVTGVSRVTIKRTKNILFFISKPDVFKSPNSETYIIFGEAKIEDLSSQLQTQAAQQFRVPDMSSMLPKSDASTAAAAAPADEEEEEVDETGVEPRDIDLVMTQAGVSRSKAVKALQTNNGDIVSAIMELTT encoded by the exons ATGTCACCCGGTCCCGTCGTTGAGGCTGAACCCGCCGCCGCCGCCGAGGAGGTCTCCTCCACCGTGGAAGATACACAGCAGAAGAAGCCTCCTCAg CAGGACGTGGATGAACCTGTGGTGGAGGACGTGAAAGAAGATGAGAAGGAAGAGGACgacgaagatgatgatgaagacgACGACGACGAAGATGACGACAAGGATGATGATACCCCAG GTGCTAATGGGAGTTCCAAGCAGAGCAGAAGTGAAAAGAAGAGTCGCAAGGCAATGTTGAAGCTTGGCATGAAACCTGTTACTGGTGTTAGCAGGGTCACCATCAAGAGAACCAAAAAT ATACTGTTTTTTATCTCAAAGCCTGATGTCTTCAAGAGCCCAAATTCTGAGACCTATATCATATTTGGAGAGGCAAAGATAGAGGATTTGAGCTCTCAGCTGCAGACACAGGCTGCTCAGCAGTTTAGGGTGCCAGACATGTCATCTATGCTACCAAAATCAGATGCTTCTACTGCAGCTGCTGCTGCACCAGCAgatgaagaagaggaagaagtcgACGAGACTGGGGTTGAGCCTAGGGACATTGATCTTGTTATGACACAGGCTGGAGTTTCTAGGAGCAAGGCTGTCAAGGCTCTCCAGACGAACAATGGGGACATTGTCAGTGCTATCATGGAGCTTACTACATAG
- the LOC118037802 gene encoding peroxidase 5 — protein MVSSKKLTQLCVTFWVAVLFCRSVQSHLQVGFYRNSCRRAESIVRGAVRDALRQDRGVAAGLVRLHFHDCFVRGCEGSVLLDSTSSNKAEKDSPANYPSLRGFEVIDDAKARLEAECKGVVSCADILAFAARDSFDLTGGFDYDVQAGRRDGIVSLASETYSNLPPPTFNVDQLTRRFSEKGFTQEEMVTLSGAHTIGNSNCRSFTYRLYNFSGTNSQDPSLDSKYAASLRKSCPQDSTDPNLEVPMDTRTPTIIDVNYYKDILANRGLFSSDQILLTNPATASEVKSNARSPSGWKKKFAAAMVKMGQIEVLTGNKGEIRANCRVINS, from the exons ATGGTGAGTTCCAAGAAGCTAACTCAGCTGTGTGTAACTTTTTGGGTGGCAGTCCTGTTTTGTCGAAGTGTGCAATCTCATCTTCAGGTAGGGTTCTATAGAAATTCTTGCCGGAGGGCTGAGTCCATTGTGAGAGGTGCTGTTAGAGATGCTCTCAGGCAGGATAGAGGGGTCGCTGCTGGTCTTGTGAGACTGCACTTTCATGATTGTTTTGTTAGG ggttGCGAGGGATCTGTGCTTCTTGACTCCACCTCGTCAAACAAAGCAGAAAAGGACTCTCCTGCAAACTACCCTAGTCTGCGTGGCTTTGAAGTCATTGACGACGCAAAGGCTAGACTAGAAGCGGAGTGTAAAGGAGTCGTTTCGTGTGCTGATATTCTCGCATTTGCAGCGAGGGATAGCTTTGATTTA ACTGGAGGGTTTGACTATGATGTTCAAGCAGGAAGAAGAGATGGCATTGTTTCACTAGCCTCGGAGACTTACTCCAACTTACCTCCCCCAACCTTTAATGTCGATCAACTCACTCGGAGATTTTCGGAAAAGGGTTTCACTCAAGAAGAAATGGTTACACTCTCTG GAGCACACACCATCGGTAATTCAAATTGCAGGTCCTTCACTTATAGATTATACAACTTCAGTGGCACAAATAGCCAAGACCCGAGTTTGGATTCCAAATATGCAGCCAGTCTGAGGAAGAGTTGCCCGCAAGATAGTACAGATCCTAACTTGGAGGTGCCAATGGACACTCGAACTCCGACCATCATTGATGTAAATTACTACAAGGATATACTGGCAAACCGAGGCTTGTTCAGTTCAGATCAAATTCTCTTGACCAACCCAGCAACAGCAAGTGAAGTGAAATCGAATGCAAGGAGTCCTTCAGGTTGGAAGAAAAAATTTGCTGCAGCAATGGTGAAAATGGGCCAGATTGAAGTTCTGACAGGAAACAAAGGAGAGATTCGGGCAAATTGTAGGGTCATTAACAGCTGA